From Polaribacter butkevichii, a single genomic window includes:
- a CDS encoding phospholipase D-like domain-containing protein yields MKELIYKKSFENKKILKNIFIPTEKKWISTENNNLSVMESGKNGVLFHKIITVIELAQEMICLQSFLIQDTQIIDALLKAKQERDVRVFIMGCAEAKLKFNPYEEEDSFITKEYKTMLEEKFKNNFVHRQAGNLHAKFILIDPKKNPKGYIFTGNFNKKPFYENPELAVELSIAKTKELFQVFVHHFWNHTTDEQTQSSQFDKVKPINRFETVQPKEILLTSPNKELSKLKTTLLKAVSKAEQEIQFSTFGLDINHKLSQCILDKLKTGVKVTVFCRPRLKTIKDHIEVLAKHGAKVFCHPLIHAKSIIIDNKEAYVFSANFEEHGMDTGFEVGLKLIVEQKNDLLKIYETWKNTFPYEYFYERKLAKIDSYQKLDSTSKLEPIIKINEENIDRKKHHVKTLNKLLTLLSIKEPKDSLFKIETVEVIAQLETVDKYTKIETINAESEIVEIKTGKNKKQKTEKALLLNTSKISNIRNFLYKLNKLDKNIKVYAK; encoded by the coding sequence ATGAAAGAATTAATTTACAAAAAGAGTTTCGAAAATAAAAAGATATTGAAAAATATTTTTATCCCAACAGAAAAAAAGTGGATAAGTACTGAGAATAATAACTTATCAGTAATGGAATCTGGTAAAAACGGTGTTTTGTTTCATAAAATAATTACAGTTATAGAATTGGCTCAGGAAATGATTTGTTTACAGTCATTTTTAATTCAGGATACTCAAATAATAGATGCTTTATTAAAAGCAAAACAAGAAAGAGATGTAAGGGTTTTTATAATGGGGTGTGCTGAAGCAAAGTTAAAATTTAATCCGTATGAAGAAGAAGATAGTTTTATTACAAAAGAATATAAAACTATGCTAGAAGAAAAGTTTAAAAATAATTTTGTTCATAGACAAGCAGGTAATTTACATGCTAAATTTATTTTAATAGATCCTAAAAAAAATCCAAAAGGATATATTTTTACAGGTAATTTTAATAAAAAACCTTTTTATGAAAATCCAGAATTGGCTGTAGAACTTTCAATAGCTAAAACAAAAGAACTCTTTCAGGTATTCGTGCATCATTTTTGGAATCACACAACAGATGAGCAAACGCAATCATCACAATTTGATAAAGTTAAACCTATTAATAGATTTGAAACAGTTCAACCAAAAGAAATCCTATTAACCTCACCAAATAAAGAACTTTCAAAATTAAAAACAACTTTATTGAAAGCTGTCTCAAAAGCGGAACAAGAGATACAGTTTTCTACATTTGGTTTAGATATAAATCATAAATTATCACAATGTATTCTAGATAAACTAAAAACAGGCGTGAAAGTTACTGTATTTTGTAGACCAAGATTAAAAACCATAAAAGATCATATTGAAGTTTTAGCTAAACATGGTGCAAAGGTCTTCTGTCACCCCTTAATTCATGCTAAGTCTATAATTATTGATAATAAAGAAGCTTATGTTTTTTCAGCTAATTTTGAAGAACACGGAATGGATACAGGTTTTGAAGTTGGATTAAAATTAATTGTGGAGCAAAAAAATGATTTATTAAAAATATATGAAACTTGGAAAAATACGTTTCCTTATGAATATTTTTATGAAAGAAAGCTTGCCAAAATAGACTCTTATCAAAAATTGGATAGTACTAGTAAATTAGAACCTATAATTAAGATAAATGAAGAAAATATTGACAGAAAAAAACATCATGTAAAAACGCTAAATAAATTATTAACTTTACTATCAATTAAAGAACCTAAGGATTCTTTGTTTAAAATTGAAACTGTAGAAGTAATAGCTCAACTAGAAACAGTAGATAAATATACCAAAATTGAAACTATTAATGCTGAGAGTGAAATAGTCGAAATAAAAACAGGAAAAAATAAAAAACAAAAAACAGAAAAAGCATTATTGTTAAACACTTCTAAAATCAGTAATATTCGTAATTTCCTGTATAAACTAAATAAGCTCGATAAAAACATAAAAGTATATGCAAAATAA
- a CDS encoding AAA domain-containing protein — MIDKNKTNLHYQNSVATDDNDFSKGKILDGVRYGLRDYENYIEKSINVVQKTGAIRIPIKVKEFRYYLRLNNFSNKESEEINEIVFKENLSKISINNSENKIEIKHTSNKEKYIVLKTTDIAKIAKIKISNKPITISLKCAVVYGVELDKLKEKDSKKIEEELFERGIKTIYTEKPSANKNNNKANELYIKSRNAVEKYIVLDTSEKIENVYLKANDHQLRKQLDAIQNLKNKPLVEHTPLQKLFDLSNKAESYFEDNIEYSNQELNFEILNKPNQFDGTLEQQNFVKKALKTKDFALLEGPPGSGKTTAIIELIIQLIKQNKRVLLVSATHVAVDNVIHRILTSYKEQCEGLVVPIRIASDLGSIRKESVEPYELNNFIAKTKTEIAKNLRAINNKNSSKTLLDSITNKTSESGFDDIILKSANLVGGTMIGILQHPDIKRGGIQEMFDVMIVDESSKVTFLDFIVPALYAKKWILVGDVKQLSPYTEDDFINENIDAVIKDVEEKKKIYFTYELNKKLLSKEKWNKKIVKILFSKNHTENDFKNYEVFKIPSNFENSEKNILRLNSVDLIICEPTRTHKKIIANHLYVKAQVFEGKIDQTDFGNRQKSFHKNSKSSKKNAFYSYEFISDKTQEWKELVGSNLSQMYQYRLEPNLNEELINEFNTLVPFKYRNDIEKIRRVALPSILELLQVGVGEKSRETKNGEQYIEDKLIYKGFNDFKGIKENKFQSLSYQHRMEKEIANLSRKYFYKNENLETANTVIDRKNLIKWYKPNESKVIWMANNDETFRKRNKRGLSKNINPTEVKNIKDELEEFIEQAKLNPKSSNAKYEIAVLTFYSAQVLELKYMLRKLTNQHSKHKFFTKNNVEITLSTVDKFQGDEADMVLLSFTKATRKAFYNSPNRLNVALTRSRYKLILYGNKNWLSKRAQLMALKEIASSVDNRLNR, encoded by the coding sequence ATGATAGATAAAAATAAGACAAATTTACATTATCAAAATTCGGTAGCAACAGACGATAATGATTTTTCTAAAGGAAAAATTTTAGATGGTGTTCGATATGGATTAAGAGATTATGAAAATTATATAGAAAAAAGTATAAACGTTGTTCAAAAAACTGGAGCTATTAGAATCCCTATAAAAGTAAAGGAATTTAGGTATTATTTAAGGTTGAATAATTTTTCAAATAAAGAATCAGAAGAAATTAATGAAATAGTATTTAAAGAAAATTTGAGTAAAATTTCAATAAACAATTCAGAGAATAAAATTGAAATTAAGCATACAAGTAATAAAGAGAAATATATAGTTCTAAAAACTACTGATATTGCTAAAATAGCAAAAATAAAAATAAGTAATAAACCTATTACCATTTCATTAAAATGTGCAGTTGTTTATGGTGTTGAATTGGACAAACTTAAAGAGAAGGATTCAAAAAAAATTGAGGAAGAATTATTTGAAAGAGGCATTAAAACAATATATACAGAAAAACCAAGTGCTAATAAAAATAACAATAAAGCGAATGAATTATACATTAAATCTAGAAATGCCGTTGAAAAATATATTGTTTTAGATACTTCTGAGAAAATTGAGAATGTTTATTTAAAAGCAAATGACCACCAACTACGAAAGCAATTAGATGCTATTCAAAATTTAAAAAACAAACCTCTTGTTGAACATACACCTTTACAAAAGTTGTTTGATTTATCAAACAAGGCAGAATCTTATTTCGAAGACAACATTGAGTATTCCAATCAAGAATTAAACTTCGAAATTTTAAACAAACCAAATCAATTTGACGGAACTTTGGAGCAACAAAACTTTGTAAAAAAAGCCTTAAAAACTAAAGATTTTGCATTATTAGAAGGTCCACCGGGTTCAGGAAAAACTACAGCTATTATTGAGCTTATTATCCAACTAATAAAACAAAACAAACGTGTTTTATTGGTTTCTGCAACACATGTTGCTGTAGATAATGTAATTCATAGAATACTTACCTCTTATAAAGAACAATGCGAAGGCTTAGTTGTTCCTATCAGAATAGCTTCTGATTTGGGAAGCATCAGAAAAGAAAGTGTTGAACCTTATGAGCTTAATAATTTTATCGCTAAAACAAAAACTGAAATTGCTAAAAACTTAAGAGCTATAAATAACAAGAATAGTAGTAAAACATTATTAGACAGCATAACAAATAAAACTTCTGAATCTGGTTTTGATGATATTATTCTAAAATCTGCAAATTTAGTTGGTGGAACCATGATTGGTATTCTACAACACCCAGATATTAAGAGAGGTGGAATTCAAGAAATGTTTGATGTTATGATTGTGGATGAAAGTTCTAAGGTTACTTTTTTAGATTTTATAGTTCCTGCTTTATATGCTAAAAAATGGATATTAGTTGGAGATGTAAAACAATTATCACCTTACACAGAAGACGACTTTATTAATGAGAATATAGATGCGGTTATAAAAGATGTAGAGGAAAAGAAAAAAATATACTTTACTTATGAGTTAAATAAGAAATTACTTTCTAAAGAAAAATGGAATAAAAAAATTGTAAAAATTTTGTTTTCTAAAAACCATACTGAAAATGATTTCAAAAACTATGAAGTTTTTAAAATACCGTCTAATTTTGAAAATTCTGAAAAAAATATTTTAAGACTAAATAGTGTAGATCTAATAATTTGCGAACCAACTAGAACACATAAAAAAATTATAGCAAATCATCTTTATGTAAAAGCTCAAGTATTTGAAGGTAAAATAGATCAAACAGATTTTGGTAATAGGCAAAAATCATTTCATAAAAACAGTAAAAGTTCTAAAAAGAATGCGTTTTATTCATATGAATTTATAAGCGATAAAACTCAAGAATGGAAGGAATTAGTTGGTAGTAATTTAAGTCAAATGTATCAATATAGGCTTGAGCCCAATTTAAATGAAGAACTAATAAATGAGTTTAATACTTTGGTACCTTTTAAATATAGGAATGATATTGAAAAAATTAGAAGAGTTGCACTTCCTTCAATATTAGAGCTATTGCAAGTAGGAGTTGGAGAAAAATCTAGAGAAACAAAAAATGGTGAGCAATATATTGAAGATAAATTAATTTATAAAGGGTTTAATGATTTTAAAGGAATAAAAGAGAATAAGTTTCAATCATTATCCTACCAGCATAGAATGGAAAAAGAGATTGCCAATCTTTCTAGAAAATATTTTTATAAAAACGAAAATTTAGAAACAGCAAATACTGTTATCGATAGGAAAAACCTTATAAAATGGTATAAACCTAATGAAAGTAAAGTGATTTGGATGGCTAATAATGATGAGACATTTAGAAAACGAAATAAAAGAGGTCTTTCAAAAAACATAAACCCAACCGAAGTTAAGAACATAAAAGATGAATTAGAAGAGTTTATAGAGCAAGCAAAATTAAACCCCAAAAGCAGTAATGCCAAGTATGAAATTGCTGTTCTAACCTTTTATAGTGCTCAAGTTCTAGAATTAAAGTATATGTTAAGAAAACTGACAAATCAACATAGTAAGCATAAATTTTTCACTAAGAATAATGTAGAAATCACATTAAGTACTGTAGATAAATTTCAAGGCGATGAAGCAGATATGGTATTGTTGTCTTTTACAAAGGCAACTAGAAAAGCATTTTACAACAGTCCTAATCGATTAAACGTAGCATTAACTAGATCACGTTATAAGCTCATTCTTTATGGTAATAAAAATTGGTTATCAAAAAGAGCTCAATTAATGGCGCTTAAAGAAATTGCAAGTAGTGTGGATAATAGATTAAACAGGTAG
- a CDS encoding Fic family protein: protein MAYKNWNWLHKKWPLFTYNKEDLEQLEMQFSKNSGLVLGAIKHIEGVSKNDLLVEILSEEAIKTSEIEGEILNRESVQSSIKKNLGFATDKRKIAPAELGISEMMVDLYHNFNKPLSHDLLFDWHKMLTNGRRDLANIGSYRTHTDPMQVVSGRLDRPNVHFEAPPSDKVPVEMEQFILWFNTVHHPNNINILPMAKASITHLYFVCIHPFEDGNGRIARALAEKSIAISSKQPTLSSLSHTIEDNRKMYYTSLENNNTTLEITNWLQYFSETILSAQENTLKRVDFIVEKAKFFERHKNKLNKRQHKVLLRVFEAGHTGFIGGLSAEKYTKIAKTSASTATRDLKDMVEKGVLTKTGTLKSSRYELNIKIM from the coding sequence ATGGCTTATAAAAATTGGAATTGGTTACACAAAAAATGGCCACTGTTTACTTATAACAAAGAAGATCTTGAACAATTAGAAATGCAATTTTCTAAAAACTCAGGACTCGTATTAGGTGCCATAAAACATATAGAAGGAGTTTCTAAAAATGATTTATTAGTAGAAATACTTAGTGAAGAAGCTATAAAAACGTCAGAAATTGAAGGTGAAATTTTGAATAGGGAAAGTGTACAATCCTCTATTAAAAAAAATCTTGGTTTTGCCACAGATAAAAGAAAAATAGCTCCGGCAGAACTTGGAATTTCTGAAATGATGGTTGATTTGTATCATAATTTCAATAAACCATTAAGTCATGATCTACTGTTTGATTGGCATAAAATGTTAACCAATGGTAGAAGAGATTTAGCAAATATTGGAAGCTATAGAACACATACAGATCCAATGCAAGTTGTTTCTGGAAGACTGGATAGACCCAACGTCCATTTTGAAGCGCCTCCATCGGACAAAGTACCTGTTGAAATGGAACAATTTATTCTGTGGTTTAATACAGTTCATCATCCAAATAATATAAATATATTACCAATGGCAAAAGCTAGCATTACACATTTATATTTTGTTTGCATTCACCCTTTTGAAGATGGAAATGGAAGGATTGCCAGAGCATTAGCTGAGAAATCTATTGCCATTAGTTCTAAACAACCTACATTAAGCTCATTATCACACACAATAGAAGATAATAGAAAAATGTATTACACATCACTTGAAAACAACAATACAACATTAGAAATTACTAATTGGTTACAATACTTTAGTGAAACTATTTTAAGTGCTCAAGAAAACACTTTAAAACGTGTTGATTTTATTGTAGAAAAAGCAAAGTTTTTTGAACGACATAAAAATAAATTAAACAAGCGACAACATAAAGTGTTATTAAGAGTCTTTGAAGCTGGGCATACAGGTTTTATAGGTGGATTAAGTGCCGAAAAATATACCAAAATTGCTAAGACATCTGCTTCAACTGCTACAAGAGATTTAAAGGATATGGTTGAAAAAGGAGTTTTAACAAAAACAGGAACTTTAAAAAGCAGTCGTTATGAATTGAATATAAAAATAATGTAA